The Papaver somniferum cultivar HN1 chromosome 3, ASM357369v1, whole genome shotgun sequence genome includes a region encoding these proteins:
- the LOC113356339 gene encoding ras-related protein RIC2, which translates to MGAYKAEDDYDYLFKVVLIGDSGVGKSNLLSRFTRNEFSLESKSTIGVEFATRSLNVDGKVIKAQIWDTAGQERYRAITSAYYRGAVGALLVYDVTRHATFESVERWLKELRNHTDPNIVVMLIGNKSDLRHLVAVSTEDGTSFAERESLYFMETSALEATNVENAFAEVLTQIYRIVSKKAVEAGDDGSASAVPAKGEKINIKDDVSALKRVGCCST; encoded by the exons atgGGTGCGTATAAAGCTGAAGATGACTATGATTACCTATTTAAGGTAGTTTTAATCGGAGATTCAGGTGTTGGTAAGTCAAATTTACTCTCTAGATTTACTAGGAATGAGTTCAGTCTCGAATCCAAGTCTACCATTGGTGTTGAGTTTGCTACTAGGAGTCTGAATGTTGATGGTAAAGTCATCAAAGCTCAGATTTGGGACACTGCTGGTCAAGAAAG GTACCGTGCCATTACTAGTGCTTACTATCGAGGAGCTGTTGGCGCACTCCTAGTGTATGATGTCACTCGACATGCCACATTTGAGAGTGTCGAGAGGTGGTtgaaggagttgaggaaccacACAGACCCTAACATTGTCGTAATGCTCATCGGAAACAAGTCTGACCTGCGTCACCTTGTTGCTGTCTCAACCGAAGATGGGACATCCTTTGCGGAAAGAGAATCACTTTATTTCATGGAGACTTCTGCATTGGAAGCAACTAATGTAGAAAATGCATTTGCTGAAGTGCTGACTCAAATTTACCGTATCGTAAGCAAGAAGGCAGTGGAGGCGGGCGATGATGGATCAGCTTCAGCTGTACCTGCCAAAGGTGAAAAAATAAACATCAAAGATGATGTCTCAGCACTTAAAAGAGTTGGGTGTTGCTCTACCTAG